A single window of Gossypium arboreum isolate Shixiya-1 chromosome 13, ASM2569848v2, whole genome shotgun sequence DNA harbors:
- the LOC108463596 gene encoding uncharacterized protein LOC108463596 codes for MVIIKSPFPLILCCYLLVSFVFFPQGTVSRKLLGEERRNPPSREAKKSKSRSAPSWYDQVSRTSSSPFVMYSRQTANNPTDSGWNCKNSTTNNGFVRKCSSANSYSYNPNP; via the exons ATGGTAATCATCAAATCTCCGTTTCCTCTCATCCTTTGCTGCTATCTCTTGGTATCTTTCGTCTTCTTCCCACAAGGAACAGTCTCTCGTAAACTACTGGGGGAAG AACGTCGCAATCCTCCAAGCAGAGAAGCAAAAAAAAGTAAATCACGATCAGCACCATCTTGGTATGACCAGGTTTCAAGGACAAGCTCATCTCCGTTCGTGATGTATTCTCGCCAGACTGCGAACAACCCCACAGACTCAGGATGGAATTGCAAAAACTCAACTACTAATAATGGTTTCGTACGAAAGTGTTCGAGTGCCAATTCCTACAGCTATAACCCCAATCCATAA